One Antennarius striatus isolate MH-2024 chromosome 17, ASM4005453v1, whole genome shotgun sequence genomic window carries:
- the xgb gene encoding x globin — protein MGCAISGLAAKAEFEEKSPEDAAVCPPEEQIHMIKESWKVIRDDIAKVGIIMFVRLFETHPECKDVFFLFRDVEDLEGLRSSRELRAHGLRVMSFIEKCVARLDQQERLEALAVELGKSHYHYNAPPKYYSYVGAEFICAVQPILKDGWTAELEEAWKTLFVYVTSLMRRGYQEESARQRHLANSPRQRPDKRNTAL, from the exons ATGGGCTGCGCAATATCAGGTCTGGCAGCAAAAGCAGAGTTTGAGGAGAAGAGCCCGGAGGATGCGGCGGTGTGTCCTCCGGAGGAGCAGATCCACATGATCAAGGAGTCGTGGAAAGTTATCCGGGACGACATCGCCAAAGTTGGGATTATAATGTTCGTCAG GTTGTTTGAGACCCACCCTGAATGCAAAGacgtcttcttcctcttccgaGACGTGGAGGACCTGGAGGGCTTGAGGAGCAGCCGGGAGCTGAGGGCACACGGCCTACG GGTGATGTCTTTCATCGAGAAATGCGTGGCTCGACTGGACCAACAGGAGAGACTTGAAGCTCTGGCGGTGGAGCTGGGAAAAAGTCATTATCATTACAATGCTCCTCCTAAGTACTACAGT TATGTAGGAGCAGAATTCATCTGTGCCGTGCAGCCCATTCTGAAGGACGGGTGGACTGCAGAGCTGGAAGAGGCGTGGAAG ACCCTGTTCGTGTACGTGACCAGCCTCATGAGGCGGGGATACCAGGAGGAGAGCGCCCGACAGCGGCACCTGGCTAACTCCCCAAGGCAAAGGCCCGACAAGAGGAACACAGCACTCTGA
- the srp14 gene encoding signal recognition particle 14 kDa protein, translated as MVLLENDAFLTELTRLFQKCRTSGSVVITLKKYDGRTKPVPRKGHTESFEPADNKCLIRASEGKKKISTVVSTKEVIKFQMAYSNLLRAHMDGLKKKDKKSKSKKTKATQ; from the exons ATGGTTCTGCTTGAAAATGATGCG TTCCTCACAGAGCTCACAAGGCTTTTCCAGAAGTGCAGAACATCTGGCAGTGTTGTCATCACTCTAAAGAAAT ATGACGGGAGGACCAAGCCTGTCCCTCGAAAGGGTCACACTGAGTCATTCGAACCTGCAGATAACAAATGCCTCATCAGAGCATCGGAAGGCAAGAAGAAAATTAGCACAGTG GTCAGCACAAAAGAAGTAATCAAGTTTCAGATG GCATACTCCAACCTTCTTAGAGCTCACATGGATGGACTCAAGAAGAAAGAtaagaaaagcaaaagcaagAAAACCAAAGCCACCCAATGA
- the LOC137610505 gene encoding 5'-3' exonuclease PLD4 isoform X1, with product MPSMYKSLHDNYVPAKKRSIGCVTFAALLVSLVILGILLAIAVLERPPAPQNPKILPEELDGEDFSVNQCSMVLVESIPEHVKYKDNVTYGIPLGKAWKDLISMATKEVNIVSFYWTLTGDDINLNTSSDILGRDILKGLEELPSRNISVRALASIPTIKTNSTDLKVLKQKGAQVRNVNFGRLVGGVLHSKFWIVDRRHVFIGSANMDWRALTQVKELGVVVYNCSNLAKDLYKIFQSYWVMGRSNSSLPEPWPAKYDTTINSYYPLLVKNENVSSKIYLAGSPPSFCPSSRTLDLDAILSIISEARYYIHVAVMEYFPTTRFEKPKRYWPLIDDAIRTAAFNRKVKIKMLISCGLDSDPDMLPYLQSLASMDSPHEGVSIQIKLYILPVGNQTDIPFSRVNHNKYMVTDKVAYIGTSNWSGDYFLTTAGVGLVISQHAPHPVWKTKALQRQLGEVFDRDWHSEFAVNLADLGHQPDCALSRK from the exons ATGCCTTCTATGTACAAAAGCCTTCACGACAACTATGTTCCAGCCAAGAAG CGATCTATCGGCTGTGTGACGTTCGCCGCGCTCTTGGTCTCTCTGGTCATTCTGGGGATCCTTCTTGCCATTGCTGTGCTTGAACGACCACCtgccccccaaaaccccaagaTCCTCCCTGAGGAGCTTGATGGTGAAGATTTCTCTGTGAACCAGTGTAG taTGGTCCTGGTGGAGAGTATCCCCGAGCATGTGAAATACAAAGACAACGTAACCTATGGGATTCCTCTGGGAAAAGCCTGGAAAGATctcatctccatggcaaccaaaGAAGTGAATATTGTCTCATTCTACTGGACTTTAACTGGGGACGACATCAACTTGAACACCTCTTCGGACATACTT GGACGGGACATCCTGAAAGGACTAGAAGAGCTGCCCTCCAGGAACATATCTGTCCGAGCTCTAGCCAGCATTCCTACCATTAAAACAAATTCCACAGATTTAAAGGTCTTAAAGCAGAAAG GAGCCCAGGTGAGGAATGTGAACTTTGGGCGGTTGGTGGGGGGTGTCCTCCACAGCAAGTTCTGGATTGTTGATAGAAGGCATGTATTTATTGGAAGCGCCAACATGGACTGGAGGGCTCTCACCCAG GTGAAAGAACTGGGAGTAGTGGTTTACAACTGCTCCAATTTAGCAAAGGACCTGTACAAGATTTTCCAGTCCTACTGGGTGATGGGAAGGTCCAACAGCTCCCTGCCAGAGCCCTGGCCTGCAAAGTATGACACCACCATCAACAGTTATTACCCCCTGCTGGTGAAAAATGAGAATGTCTCCAGCAAGATTTATCTTGCA GGTTCTCCACCATCATTCTGCCCATCGTCGAGGACTCTGGACCTGGATGCTATACTCTCCATTATCTCGGAGGCTCGGTACTACATCCATGTAGCTGTCATGGAGTACTTCCCTACCACGCGGTTTGAAAAGCCTAAGAG GTACTGGCCATTAATTGATGACGCCATCAGGACGGCTGCATTCAACAGGAAGGTGAAGATTAAGATGCTGATCAGCTGTGGCCTCGACTCGGATCCGGACATGTTGCCCTACCTTCAGTCCCTAGCCTCAATGGACAGTCCTCACGAGGGTGTCAGCATCCAAATA AAACTGTACATCCTGCCTGTGGGAAACCAGACTGATATTCCATTTTCCAGAGTCAATCACAATAAATACATGGTGACTGATAAAGTGGCTTACATCG GTACCTCAAACTGGTCAGGGGACTATTTTCTGACCACAGCTGGAGTGGGTCTGGtgatttcccagcatgcacctcaTCCTGTGTGGAAGACCAAAGCCCTGCAGAGACAGCTCGGGGAAGTCTTTGACAGAGACTGGCACTCTGAGTTCGCTGTGAACCTCGCTGACCTGGGGCACCAGCCAGACTGTGCACTGtctagaaaataa
- the LOC137610505 gene encoding 5'-3' exonuclease PLD4 isoform X2: protein MVLVESIPEHVKYKDNVTYGIPLGKAWKDLISMATKEVNIVSFYWTLTGDDINLNTSSDILGRDILKGLEELPSRNISVRALASIPTIKTNSTDLKVLKQKGAQVRNVNFGRLVGGVLHSKFWIVDRRHVFIGSANMDWRALTQVKELGVVVYNCSNLAKDLYKIFQSYWVMGRSNSSLPEPWPAKYDTTINSYYPLLVKNENVSSKIYLAGSPPSFCPSSRTLDLDAILSIISEARYYIHVAVMEYFPTTRFEKPKRYWPLIDDAIRTAAFNRKVKIKMLISCGLDSDPDMLPYLQSLASMDSPHEGVSIQIKLYILPVGNQTDIPFSRVNHNKYMVTDKVAYIGTSNWSGDYFLTTAGVGLVISQHAPHPVWKTKALQRQLGEVFDRDWHSEFAVNLADLGHQPDCALSRK from the exons aTGGTCCTGGTGGAGAGTATCCCCGAGCATGTGAAATACAAAGACAACGTAACCTATGGGATTCCTCTGGGAAAAGCCTGGAAAGATctcatctccatggcaaccaaaGAAGTGAATATTGTCTCATTCTACTGGACTTTAACTGGGGACGACATCAACTTGAACACCTCTTCGGACATACTT GGACGGGACATCCTGAAAGGACTAGAAGAGCTGCCCTCCAGGAACATATCTGTCCGAGCTCTAGCCAGCATTCCTACCATTAAAACAAATTCCACAGATTTAAAGGTCTTAAAGCAGAAAG GAGCCCAGGTGAGGAATGTGAACTTTGGGCGGTTGGTGGGGGGTGTCCTCCACAGCAAGTTCTGGATTGTTGATAGAAGGCATGTATTTATTGGAAGCGCCAACATGGACTGGAGGGCTCTCACCCAG GTGAAAGAACTGGGAGTAGTGGTTTACAACTGCTCCAATTTAGCAAAGGACCTGTACAAGATTTTCCAGTCCTACTGGGTGATGGGAAGGTCCAACAGCTCCCTGCCAGAGCCCTGGCCTGCAAAGTATGACACCACCATCAACAGTTATTACCCCCTGCTGGTGAAAAATGAGAATGTCTCCAGCAAGATTTATCTTGCA GGTTCTCCACCATCATTCTGCCCATCGTCGAGGACTCTGGACCTGGATGCTATACTCTCCATTATCTCGGAGGCTCGGTACTACATCCATGTAGCTGTCATGGAGTACTTCCCTACCACGCGGTTTGAAAAGCCTAAGAG GTACTGGCCATTAATTGATGACGCCATCAGGACGGCTGCATTCAACAGGAAGGTGAAGATTAAGATGCTGATCAGCTGTGGCCTCGACTCGGATCCGGACATGTTGCCCTACCTTCAGTCCCTAGCCTCAATGGACAGTCCTCACGAGGGTGTCAGCATCCAAATA AAACTGTACATCCTGCCTGTGGGAAACCAGACTGATATTCCATTTTCCAGAGTCAATCACAATAAATACATGGTGACTGATAAAGTGGCTTACATCG GTACCTCAAACTGGTCAGGGGACTATTTTCTGACCACAGCTGGAGTGGGTCTGGtgatttcccagcatgcacctcaTCCTGTGTGGAAGACCAAAGCCCTGCAGAGACAGCTCGGGGAAGTCTTTGACAGAGACTGGCACTCTGAGTTCGCTGTGAACCTCGCTGACCTGGGGCACCAGCCAGACTGTGCACTGtctagaaaataa